Sequence from the Erythrolamprus reginae isolate rEryReg1 chromosome Z, rEryReg1.hap1, whole genome shotgun sequence genome:
TTTCGAACAACCCACCTGTTAAGCTACTgaagtgattggtctcatttgagacaacaatgAAATCACATAGAGAGAGGAAGTTGaacaacctgtatactgcatgagtcaaaaatagggctgtgaaaatatttactgacttctcacatcctgggcataaactgtttcaattcctaacCTCAAAAcgcactacagagcactgcacaccaagataactagacacaagaacagtttttccgaaatgccattactctgctaaacaaatcattcccttaacactgtcaaactatttactaagtctgcactactataacAATAActgttaaatgttaaatgttaaagttttgggggtttggggaagaaaccacagagccagGTAATACATTCCGtgcattgattactctattgctgaagtattttctgcagtcgggtttggaacggtttacatttagtttgaatttattatgtgctcatgtattgctgtggttgaaggtgaagtggtcattaacaggaaggacattttggtatatgattttatgaactacatttagatcatatCAGAGGTGATGTAATTGTAAATTACATAAATTACAttaattgtaaattgtctaatcccagtatttcaagtctggggaaataaggtattttgttgtgagtggtggagtgaagggctcttcctgtgaaatatttctggactctctctattgtattaatgtccgatatgtaaTGCAGGTTTCTACTTGCTGGGAGTAATTATAACCATTGGCAGCAATAAAGAaacacaaattattttttaaaaattgagaccATGAAGTATTTATTAAAAATACTTGTCACTGTTAAATCAATTCAACATGCAAATTTTATAATTGTGTAATTGTATGGAATAGGACATTGAATATTAATGTTTTGTGTGAATGTTAGAAAACTACATAAAAACTACAGAAAACTACATCAAAAATTTCAATAGACCTTAGACTATTTCTGACAATGAACTGTATATTTATATGGTATAGAAATCAATAAATCATTAATACAGTTAGCCTATATGTATTTTCCATGACCTAAAGTTGTTTTGTTCCAGTAAGAAGAACATTTATTCTTCATTTGAGATATTTTTATATTTGCAGACATCACATTTAGACTTGGAAGAGATTTCATGTACGAGACatggaaaaaatgaagaaaagatgTTGATAAGCCACTTTTGAAAATGTTGCCATGAAAACTGCAGAAACCTATTCTATGGGCACCAGGGGATAGTACTGATACAATGGACCATAATACCATCAGTCTCTACATATATgaagaatgaataaaataaatttgttatCTGCAACTGGGGGAATGGTTGTATAAGTTTTATACCATATACTTATTTTTCTCTTGTCTGATCAAATGAAAAGCTAGCTCAGGACACAATTCACATTTCTTTAAAATGCAGTGACATGTGACTATAAAGTCTTGAAAGAGCAATTTTGATGTCCTTGTTTCTCATGTTGTAGATTAATGGATTCATCATGGGTGGAATAATGGAATACATTATTGTAATTATGAAATCAAGATGAGGTGGACTGTCAGATATGACTCTTAGATAAGCAAAACTAGCAGTAAAGAAAAATATGGAGAAAACAATAATGTGTGGTAAGCAAGTAGAGAATGCTTTTGTTCTTCCTTCAACTGAAGGAATTCTCAGAACAGCAGagaaaacattcacataagtcagcagaacaaaaacaaaacaacccagTGATAATGTACCAGTGAAGGCCATAACTCCAATTTCATATATGTATGAACTAGAACAAGCAAGCTTAAGTAAATAAGGAATTTCACAGTAAAACTGATTAATAATCTTAGAACAGAAAGGGGTAAGAAAAGTGACAGTACTATGTAATGAAGCATTGAGAAGGCTGGCTGTCCATACACTGCCAATCATTTTGGTGCAGGTCTTCCTATTCATTATCATTTCATATTGTAAAGGGTTACAAATGGCAATATACCGATCATATGCCATTACAGTAAGGAGGGATACATCACAagtcaagaaaaagaagaagaacatgACTTGGGCAACACATCCAGCATGAAAAATAGTCCTAGTATTCATAAGAGAGTTAAAAACAGCTTTGGGAACAATGACTGAAATGGACCCAATGTCTTGCATGGCTAAATTCAACAGGAAGAAGTACATGGGAGTGTGAAGGTGTGGGTCAAACACAATAGCAGAGATGATGACAAGGTTCCCTGATAATGTCATTAAATAGAGTAACAGTAATAAAACCATGTGCATAATCTGTATCTCCCAAATTTCTGAGAATTCCCAGAGAAGAAAATCAGATGTATCATTATTCATTCTTAATAATGATATTcctagaaagaagagaaaaaatgttaaaatatttcatATTCAATGCTTAGTTGAACTTCAACTTAATTGGATCAATATTTACAGAAGATTATAGTACAATTTGTTTCTtcataattattaaaatattctgCGCAACAAATGTATGTAATTGTGTTTGCTTAAAGTTCAAGGTGCATATTTAAACTTCTATCATTTGTTATGCCTTTATTTTACAGTCTTGAGCTTAGAAATCTAAGCTATTTTATTGGTTTAATAACATTTCTAACACTAATTTGATCAGAGGTGGGAGCCTAAAGAAATCAATGGCAACTCTGTATAAGGAGAAtcaatacaaaatgttttataggtggcatttacCACTGGCCAGGCTTGCCAAAATGTATCCTAACTTCTCCCCAATTTGTTAGAAATGTGAGAAAAAAACCTGGAACGTGTTACCATGTCTGGTGGATATGTGAGATTGCTAAGAATTACTGGTGAAAAGTTAAAAATATGTTAGACCAGATTACTGGGCTAAATATCCAAAGAAAACCGGAGCTTTTCCTATTAGGAATCCCcagacaaagtattaaaaaagaaaacttttataTCATAATCCATGTCTTAGCTGCTGCCAGAATATTATATGCGCAGTcccagaaacaaaaaataagTCCAACCACTTTAAATCTCTTAGCTAAAATCATGGAAGCCACTGAAATGTCAAAATTAACTATGGAATTACAAAATAGGGATGATTCAGAATTCTACAAATGGTATCACTggctaaagagaaaaaaaatcttcaaattttaaaaaaagactactGTCCAGCAATCTACGAACCAACTGTAAATACTATAAACAACTTACATAAGGCATTGATTGATTCAATATAGAGATACTTGAAACATTCTGAAAGCAAACCGTCAAAACACCAATAAGTATGACAAACCTAAATTTGAGGTTGTAATATACTGAGCCTCCAGCCAAGTAATCCCTtctcccttttccctttcttagtctttcactctctctcttttgccccccctttttatttattctgttattttcaatgtgatatatatataattaagtcAAGATAAATAGTGTGTACTATTCATGTGTGCTTTTTTTCTGTCCTTTTAAATAAATGAAGTTGTCAAATTGATTTGAAACCATTCGTCATTCACAACCCTCATTTTCTATAGAAGGTAGAGGTGTGATGGCCATTCACATCTGAGTGTGTGAGATTATCTCAGTTATGTTACATTGACACAGTTGAATTTATATGTATTCAATGTAACATAACTGAGATAATCTCACACCCTCAGATGTGAATGGCCATCTCACCTCTACCTTCTTTTATAGAAAATGAGGGCTGTGAATGAAGAATGGCTTCAAATCAATTTGACAACTTCATTTGAGTTAAGGATTTTATGTGGTCACCTTGTTTAGAATATGTGTGACTTTTTTAATGTGTCCATTTTAAATACTGTCAAAGCGCTTGattctaaagatattttaaaatgagattctaaaggtattctaaaatatttcaattgatttaaagaaaataattgaaatcaaATCATATGAAGCCATAGAAAATCTTGATACACAACCAAATCTCAGCTTTTAAACTGAGTAAGGAATGTTTGTACAATCACTGAGTGTGTGAACCATGGGGAATGTTATTGATTTCTtagattatttaattattttagaaTTTATGATGTTCTAGTGTTATTGATTTTTATCTCTCTACTGAAATAAAAATTCCTGAATAATGACTTCTCTATAGACAACTAAcacttttaatttatattttgttgGAATTCGAATTGGAAGAAATaggtataatatttttattataaatatgaatatttataataaaaaggGACAAAAATATAAATTCAAAGTAAATAAGTGAATAACTTACCATCTTTACCCACAAATATTATTCCAGATTTCTTTATCTGTTTTCTTATTGTCTTTCTAAAACAATCAGTGACATTTTATGTTGTACTGCATTTCCATGTGGTTTTATCTAATTTTTCTTGCCACTTcccctaagattttttttaaaaaccaactaTTGCCACTGATATTATAAGAAGCTACCAGgtagtgtattttttttaaaaaaaaatagcaacaatTTCTTAAATTATTGCCCAAGTGTCTTTATTATTATAATGAACAAAGAGAAGTGGGACTAATTTGCAGATTCAATAATGAAAAACACATGAGCAATAAATCTGATTTATCAGTTTTTATGTTATGGAAACTTAAACTTCCTTAAttacattatattttatttacagaAAAAGGATGGCTTATTATCAACTCTGATAATTTATTTTGGCTTTATAGGGTGGcaaattcaaattcagcaaaatacTACTGTTAATATGCAGAAGACGTTTGCAGCTATCCATGCATATGCAGCTCTATTCTGAGTTCTTTGTGGTATAAGTAATCCCTAAAAATGCTTGCCtgcattttcaaatatatttcttgTGCATTAACTCAAAAATCAAACATTGACAAACAATCTGGTGGGCTGGAACTGATccccattttcttttccttccttccttccttccttccttccttcctttcttcctttctttcttcatccttccttccttcccccctctctccctccctcccacctttcttGAAAGGTGACAATAAAACGGGAAGATTAATAATGAAAATACAATGGGAACACTTAGACATTAGAACATGTTACATCATTTACAAGTATAGTGATGTAACATGTTCTagtgtctgtctatctctgtcttctgtctgtctgtctatatgtcTGTCTTATATTTCAGGAATCATAGTTCtatcattgattttgctttgatTGAATGGGAGATTTGCTTCAGCCTAATTACTTTAATTTAGTGCTCAGAAGAAATACAATTCATGTACCAAAGATTTTACCAGAGGATTCTCATGCCATATCCACAAATACTGGTTCAGAAGTGAGTTGTTCCTGGTTCAGCCCGGTTTTATAGCCCTAGCAAAGGGAGGCACCATCCACCCACCCAGaatgtgtatgcacagaagaatcacccacgcacacacaaactggtagcactgggttttagaacccaataCTATACTGGTTCCACTTCATTCTAAACCAGTTCAAATGTCTGCATGGTTTTTTAAGTGTAGCATAATATAGTCTATATTTCTGTCATTCAGAGACATAAATAAAGACACACATCTTTACAGGTTCAACACGTtataacacttaaaaaacagaggtTTCACTGCCTACATTATAACTATTTTTTATGATAGATATTTAGCTATCAAATTTTGACTACAAGAAGACTTCCCATTTCAAATTTTATGCTCTTCCATGGCTTCATTTTGTATACATTCCCCTTCCCTGCCCTTCTAAAATATTAATACATAGCACATATAATCTTCAATTATTggcataagaaaaaaatatcatgTATTTGAAAAAAACATGTAT
This genomic interval carries:
- the LOC139153996 gene encoding olfactory receptor 14J1-like, coding for MNNDTSDFLLWEFSEIWEIQIMHMVLLLLLYLMTLSGNLVIISAIVFDPHLHTPMYFFLLNLAMQDIGSISVIVPKAVFNSLMNTRTIFHAGCVAQVMFFFFFLTCDVSLLTVMAYDRYIAICNPLQYEMIMNRKTCTKMIGSVWTASLLNASLHSTVTFLTPFCSKIINQFYCEIPYLLKLACSSSYIYEIGVMAFTGTLSLGCFVFVLLTYVNVFSAVLRIPSVEGRTKAFSTCLPHIIVFSIFFFTASFAYLRVISDSPPHLDFIITIMYSIIPPMMNPLIYNMRNKDIKIALSRLYSHMSLHFKEM